Proteins encoded within one genomic window of Cytophagales bacterium:
- a CDS encoding sterol desaturase family protein translates to MQDLPSPMDLLLDPVSLIVLSIYAGLMMWEALWPARTLPKVRNWRLKGMISFLLFFFLSSYLPLWIDPWMSVHLLFDLSGVGMLGGAVVGILGYQLIFYVYHRCVHHFNGLWRVLHQMHHSAERIDTFGAFYFSPVEMISFTFIGSFVFAFLIGLSPQAITVVILGLNFFSIFQHANINTPVWLGYFIQRPESHSVHHGRGLHKFNYSDVPIWDILFGTFYNPRTYENENGFFEGSSTRVKDMLLFKDINRTQV, encoded by the coding sequence ATGCAAGATTTACCATCGCCTATGGATCTGCTGTTGGATCCTGTTTCACTGATTGTCTTATCAATCTACGCCGGCTTAATGATGTGGGAGGCGCTATGGCCAGCCCGAACACTTCCCAAGGTCAGAAACTGGCGACTAAAAGGAATGATTTCTTTCCTCCTTTTTTTCTTTCTGTCATCTTACCTCCCGCTATGGATAGATCCCTGGATGTCAGTACATCTACTTTTTGATCTATCCGGTGTGGGCATGTTAGGAGGAGCTGTAGTTGGCATTCTAGGCTACCAGCTCATCTTTTATGTTTATCATCGGTGTGTCCATCATTTTAATGGACTTTGGAGGGTATTGCACCAGATGCATCACAGTGCAGAACGCATCGATACTTTCGGCGCTTTCTATTTCAGCCCTGTGGAAATGATCTCTTTTACTTTCATCGGAAGTTTTGTATTTGCCTTCTTAATCGGATTGTCTCCTCAAGCCATTACAGTAGTCATTCTTGGATTGAACTTCTTCTCGATTTTTCAACATGCCAACATCAATACACCGGTATGGCTAGGGTATTTCATTCAACGTCCTGAAAGTCATTCGGTGCATCATGGAAGAGGATTACATAAGTTCAACTACTCGGATGTACCAATCTGGGACATTTTATTTGGCACCTTCTACAATCCCAGAACTTATGAAAATGAAAACGGATTTTTCGAAGGAAGCTCCACTCGCGTGAAAGACATGTTGCTTTTCAAAGACATCAATCGAACACAAGTATGA
- a CDS encoding DUF3137 domain-containing protein: protein MLDAKELLTELRSELEEAEQKRQHHYKRVRPFRIIFNLTGIALLGAIAYAIYDSENGGEILGIGWAPFMIMLVVYGIKYDFEKGKFKYHFQQRVVSKIIPKLGPSFSYQSRGGFGGNRLIESRFFDTFKTYLSEDFVHGKVNNRTISFAETKLEYRGSGSDDKTRTIFNGIYAEIKLSSRFASSCWLMPKKKKLSKNKGVTRVTFGEKEARLLNKYRLYAEEETFAKQLFTADVLGKLMTINQDLRSKKVTSADMRFAFMGDTIRLAFNLRHKFMEPDLLKPVNTEAYLQKELALLKELARLAELV, encoded by the coding sequence ATGCTGGATGCCAAAGAATTACTCACCGAATTAAGGTCTGAACTTGAAGAAGCAGAACAAAAACGACAACATCATTACAAACGCGTCCGGCCTTTCAGGATTATTTTCAATCTGACAGGTATCGCACTCCTTGGTGCAATTGCCTACGCCATCTATGACAGTGAAAATGGGGGTGAAATTTTAGGCATAGGATGGGCTCCTTTTATGATCATGCTCGTGGTTTATGGAATTAAATACGACTTTGAAAAAGGCAAATTCAAGTATCACTTCCAACAGCGTGTGGTCTCAAAGATCATCCCCAAACTCGGACCCAGTTTTTCTTACCAGTCCAGAGGTGGATTTGGGGGAAACCGGCTAATCGAGAGTCGGTTTTTCGATACATTCAAGACCTACCTTTCTGAAGATTTTGTGCATGGAAAAGTAAATAACCGGACCATCAGCTTCGCGGAAACCAAACTTGAATACCGTGGCAGCGGATCAGATGATAAAACCCGAACCATCTTCAACGGGATCTATGCCGAAATAAAACTCAGCTCCCGATTTGCTTCTTCCTGCTGGCTGATGCCTAAAAAGAAGAAGCTGAGTAAGAACAAAGGAGTGACACGGGTGACATTTGGTGAAAAAGAAGCTCGGTTACTGAATAAATACCGACTCTATGCCGAGGAAGAAACATTTGCCAAACAACTTTTCACTGCAGATGTCCTGGGTAAGCTGATGACAATCAATCAGGACCTTCGCTCAAAAAAGGTCACTTCAGCCGACATGCGTTTTGCCTTCATGGGAGATACCATCCGACTGGCTTTCAACCTGCGACATAAATTCATGGAACCTGATCTGTTGAAACCGGTCAATACGGAAGCTTATTTACAAAAAGAATTGGCTTTATTAAAGGAATTAGCTCGGCTGGCTGAGTTGGTCTGA
- a CDS encoding DUF6389 family protein — protein MNEEEYRKALLEVLIGLEQQVIDQLKLAIQRLPEKTRGIELMIFPDQDGEGTFSLRVVLEGPDSFVLNKAISDYADLISVRHTSGGLVPEVPLMDPFDVEFEVNDVLSDVIGDWLSKVWENVDNTALKLPVTIVADEEYGHDLPMQLN, from the coding sequence GTGAACGAAGAAGAATATCGAAAAGCGCTGTTAGAAGTGTTGATAGGGTTAGAACAGCAAGTTATAGATCAATTGAAACTAGCCATTCAACGTTTACCCGAAAAGACACGAGGGATCGAGTTGATGATATTTCCAGATCAGGATGGGGAAGGGACATTCAGTCTGCGTGTCGTATTAGAGGGGCCGGATTCTTTTGTGCTCAATAAAGCGATCAGTGATTATGCTGATCTGATTTCAGTGCGTCATACATCAGGAGGACTAGTACCAGAAGTGCCCCTAATGGATCCATTTGATGTCGAATTCGAAGTGAATGATGTCTTATCAGATGTAATTGGTGACTGGTTGTCAAAGGTCTGGGAAAACGTGGATAATACTGCTTTGAAATTGCCAGTAACCATCGTTGCGGATGAGGAATATGGTCATGATCTGCCAATGCAACTGAACTAA